The following proteins are co-located in the Conyzicola lurida genome:
- a CDS encoding D-alanine--D-alanine ligase family protein, whose protein sequence is MTDSTPRTIVILAGGLSHERDVSLRSGRRVSDSLAQHGIEIIMRDPDASLLGFLEETQPDVIWPALHGASGEDGALRGLLEFLGLPFVGSHADASRLAWDKPTAKVIVGRAGVPTPTSITLPRDTFRELGASAVLEIISADLPVPVVVKPAQGGSAQGVSIVDTAEELPRAMVNAYTYSDVALIEQKIVGVEIAVSIIDTGDGPVALPAIEIEPISGVYSFEARYTAGETRFYTPARISDEVAARAAEVAITAHRALGLRHISRIDLIVDGAGTPWFLEASTLPGLTETSLFPLALEAAGHDVGWVYSALAEAAIREARP, encoded by the coding sequence ATGACCGATTCAACTCCCCGTACCATCGTCATCCTCGCCGGTGGACTCTCGCACGAACGCGACGTATCGCTCCGCTCGGGGCGTCGCGTCTCCGACAGCCTCGCCCAGCACGGCATCGAGATCATTATGAGAGACCCGGATGCCTCGCTCCTCGGTTTCCTCGAAGAGACCCAGCCTGACGTCATCTGGCCGGCGCTCCACGGCGCCAGTGGTGAGGACGGAGCACTCCGCGGACTCCTCGAGTTCCTCGGACTGCCCTTCGTCGGCTCTCACGCCGACGCATCCCGCCTCGCCTGGGACAAGCCCACCGCCAAGGTCATCGTCGGTCGCGCCGGAGTACCCACGCCCACCTCGATCACCCTGCCGCGCGATACGTTCCGCGAGCTGGGTGCGAGCGCCGTGCTCGAGATCATCTCGGCCGACCTTCCGGTCCCGGTCGTCGTCAAGCCCGCCCAGGGCGGATCCGCACAGGGCGTCAGCATCGTCGATACGGCCGAGGAGCTGCCCCGCGCCATGGTCAACGCCTACACCTACTCCGACGTCGCGCTCATCGAGCAGAAGATCGTCGGCGTCGAGATCGCCGTCTCCATCATCGACACCGGAGACGGCCCCGTCGCCCTCCCCGCCATCGAGATCGAGCCGATCTCGGGCGTCTACAGCTTCGAGGCCCGGTATACGGCGGGGGAGACCCGCTTCTACACCCCGGCCCGCATCAGCGACGAGGTCGCGGCCCGCGCAGCGGAGGTCGCCATCACCGCCCACCGCGCTCTCGGCCTGCGCCATATCTCGCGCATCGACCTCATCGTCGACGGCGCCGGAACGCCATGGTTCCTCGAGGCCAGCACGCTGCCCGGCCTGACCGAGACGTCGCTCTTCCCGCTCGCCCTCGAGGCCGCGGGACACGACGTCGGCTGGGTCTACTCGGCTCTCGCCGAGGCTGCGATCCGCGAGGCGCGTCCGTAG
- a CDS encoding PLP-dependent aminotransferase family protein, with protein sequence MTTANTGNNLDPWYGHYADRTAGLSASEVRALFAVASRPEVVSLAGGMPYVSALPPELVSGALERVMRDHGPEALQYGSGQGTPAIREQILEVMALEGIRASVDDVVVTTGSQQALDLVTKLFIDKGDVILAESPSYVGAIGVFRSYQADVVHVATDNDGMIPESLRETIVHTRAAGKTIKLLYLIPNFHNPAGVTLSWARRLEIIEIAKANNILILEDNPYGLLYFDGPPPQAMRSVDTDGIIYLGTFSKTFAPGLRVGWAVAPHAIREKLILANESAVLSPSAFTQNVITSYFEASDWRAQIDTFRGIYRERKEALVSSLSEHLPDLTWTNPDGGFYVWLTLPPQLDSKAMLPRAVKELVAYTPGTAFFANGDGRHNIRLSFCYPTPDSIRLGIRRLTKVINGEIELLDTFANTGQLEIVKSSDRVTSPPPNIN encoded by the coding sequence ATGACAACTGCGAATACGGGAAACAACCTCGACCCCTGGTACGGGCACTACGCCGACCGTACCGCCGGCCTCAGCGCCTCCGAGGTCCGAGCCCTGTTCGCCGTCGCCTCCCGCCCCGAAGTCGTCTCGCTCGCCGGGGGAATGCCCTACGTCTCCGCACTGCCCCCCGAGCTCGTCAGCGGAGCGCTGGAGCGTGTGATGCGCGACCACGGTCCCGAGGCGCTGCAGTACGGGTCCGGCCAGGGCACGCCCGCCATCCGCGAGCAGATCCTCGAGGTCATGGCGCTCGAGGGCATCCGCGCCAGCGTCGACGACGTCGTCGTCACCACCGGCTCGCAGCAGGCCCTCGACCTCGTCACCAAGCTCTTCATCGACAAGGGCGACGTCATCCTCGCCGAGAGCCCCAGCTACGTCGGAGCCATCGGCGTCTTCCGCTCGTATCAGGCCGACGTCGTGCACGTCGCGACCGACAACGACGGCATGATCCCCGAGTCGCTGCGCGAGACCATCGTGCACACGCGTGCCGCCGGTAAGACCATCAAGCTGCTCTACCTGATCCCGAACTTCCACAACCCGGCCGGAGTCACGCTCAGCTGGGCGCGCCGGCTCGAGATCATCGAGATCGCCAAGGCCAACAACATCCTGATCCTCGAAGACAACCCGTACGGGCTGCTCTACTTCGACGGGCCCCCGCCCCAGGCCATGCGCTCCGTCGACACGGACGGGATCATCTACCTCGGCACTTTCTCGAAGACCTTCGCACCCGGACTCCGCGTGGGGTGGGCGGTCGCGCCGCACGCCATCCGCGAGAAACTCATCCTCGCCAACGAATCGGCGGTGCTGTCGCCGAGCGCATTCACTCAGAACGTGATCACGTCGTACTTCGAGGCGTCGGACTGGCGTGCCCAGATCGACACTTTCCGCGGCATCTACCGCGAGCGTAAAGAGGCTCTGGTCAGCTCTTTGTCCGAGCACCTGCCCGACCTCACCTGGACCAACCCCGACGGCGGGTTCTACGTGTGGCTCACGCTGCCGCCGCAGCTCGACTCGAAGGCGATGCTGCCGCGCGCCGTCAAGGAACTCGTGGCGTACACCCCGGGTACCGCGTTCTTCGCGAACGGCGACGGCCGGCACAACATCCGCCTCTCGTTCTGCTACCCGACCCCCGACTCGATCCGCCTCGGTATCCGCCGTCTCACCAAGGTGATCAACGGCGAAATCGAACTGCTCGATACGTTCGCGAACACCGGACAGCTCGAGATCGTCAAATCCTCCGACCGGGTCACCAGCCCGCCGCCGAACATCAACTAG
- the trxA gene encoding thioredoxin — translation MSTALDVTDATFTDEVLNSEDTIMVDFWAEWCGPCRAVSPILDQIASEHSSKIKIVKLNVDDNPQIAMKYQITSIPAMKVFKGGEVVKTIIGAKPKPAIEADLAEFLA, via the coding sequence ATGTCTACTGCTCTCGACGTCACCGACGCCACATTCACCGACGAGGTTCTCAACTCGGAAGACACCATCATGGTGGACTTCTGGGCAGAGTGGTGTGGCCCCTGCCGCGCCGTCTCGCCCATCCTCGACCAGATCGCTTCGGAGCACTCCTCCAAGATCAAGATCGTCAAGCTCAACGTCGACGACAACCCGCAGATCGCCATGAAGTACCAGATCACCTCCATCCCCGCGATGAAGGTCTTCAAGGGCGGCGAGGTCGTCAAGACCATCATCGGCGCCAAGCCCAAGCCGGCCATCGAGGCCGACCTGGCGGAGTTCCTCGCGTAA
- the trxB gene encoding thioredoxin-disulfide reductase, with product MRQVIIIGSGPAGYTAAIYAARANLAPLLIASSVEAGGELMKTTEVDNFPGFPEGIQGPDLMIAMQAQAERFGTEVVLDDVVSLDLTGDIKRVTLGNGDVHEALSVIFATGSAYRKLGLEDEERLSGQGVSWCATCDGFFFRKKTIAVVGGGDSAMEEATFLTRFADKVYVIHRKDELRASKVMQDRAFADPKIEFLWNKEVAHIYGEGLVSGVGLIDTVDGSESTVNLGGLFIAIGADPRTHLVHGQLDLTTEGTIAVQGRTSRTNLSGVFAAGDVIDPTYRQAVTAAASGTVAALDAEHFLAGLPTDLVASAVQAAPAAEPVAEAVAV from the coding sequence GTGCGTCAAGTAATCATCATCGGCTCAGGCCCCGCCGGCTACACCGCGGCTATCTACGCCGCTCGCGCCAACCTCGCGCCCCTGCTCATCGCGAGCTCGGTCGAGGCCGGCGGCGAGCTCATGAAGACCACCGAGGTCGACAATTTCCCCGGATTCCCCGAGGGCATCCAGGGACCCGACCTCATGATCGCGATGCAGGCCCAGGCCGAGCGTTTCGGCACCGAGGTCGTCCTCGACGACGTCGTGTCCCTCGACCTCACCGGTGATATCAAGCGCGTGACGCTCGGTAACGGCGACGTGCACGAGGCACTCTCGGTGATCTTCGCGACCGGCTCCGCCTACCGGAAGCTCGGGCTCGAAGACGAAGAGCGACTGAGCGGCCAGGGCGTCTCCTGGTGCGCCACCTGCGACGGGTTCTTCTTCCGCAAGAAGACCATCGCGGTCGTCGGCGGCGGAGACTCGGCGATGGAAGAGGCGACGTTCCTCACCCGCTTCGCCGACAAGGTCTACGTGATCCACCGCAAGGACGAACTGCGTGCCTCCAAGGTCATGCAGGACCGCGCGTTCGCCGACCCGAAGATCGAGTTCCTCTGGAACAAAGAGGTCGCACACATCTACGGCGAGGGCCTTGTCAGCGGTGTCGGCCTCATCGACACCGTCGACGGCAGCGAGTCCACCGTGAACCTGGGCGGACTGTTCATCGCGATCGGCGCCGACCCCCGCACGCACCTCGTGCACGGCCAGCTCGACCTCACCACCGAGGGCACGATCGCCGTCCAGGGCCGCACGTCGCGCACCAACCTCAGCGGCGTCTTCGCCGCGGGCGACGTGATCGACCCGACCTACCGCCAGGCCGTCACCGCGGCTGCGTCCGGTACGGTCGCCGCCCTCGACGCCGAGCACTTCCTCGCCGGCCTCCCCACCGACCTGGTGGCGTCCGCGGTCCAGGCCGCTCCCGCCGCCGAACCCGTTGCAGAAGCGGTAGCCGTCTAA